tacatccactgcaggacaaatatCTCTtgcatatccctccaattaaaaATATATGGAGCGCAACTTGAAAGAGACAGCCTTATACCCCGTcgcacggcattcctcgaaggcctttccagcaaaggcaccttctgttcaccaaaggagcgaaagcttaaaggagcagcggcgctgctacacggaGCAGGCCAAAAGTGagacagtcgttcaggcttagcacccacTGTTTTGCTCGAGCCAGCTGAAGTGGGTGTTTTTTTTAAACGGTATTGTTTAAACTCaaagtggggaattctgttcattcattgagctcagacaattttttttcattctaattgcttGGTTGAAATAACTGCAACAGCTGctcacatcagcagcagcaggctttgcgtattgcctttgccaccaggggcactcggtgttgctgcaacactttactgtcttaaaatttgggcataaaatataaacaccacataaaaagcaaagccagacaacTTTTGTATCTTTAAAGGATATTTTAAAACATTGTTGGCttcatctactttttttttcattgcttttactttttgactctggatggcactgcgatcgtaggttctctaaggccgtgcctttgggctccaaagctCTCGGacggcgccttcgcctccaaggcccttagcgacaaaggcgcagcATTTGTGCCATGTAGCAGCAcgccttacgcctttggatataaggacccaattctcaaaggcctttgcagtGCCCGCGTGACGGGCATTACCCTTGTGTCTTAGAAGAGACATCCTTACCGTTGTGAATTtcatctccaattagccctgcccCCACATACATCCCAATTTCATCTGCCCACCGAACTTCCTAACACCCTCtgctgccttctcttggaatccattctgcTGCCCTTAAGGAATGATCGGTTATCTCGCTTTCGGATTACATGTCATTCTCATATGACGATTATTttaatggtgcaagggcagcGTTGTCCAAAAAGCACCAAGGCACAAGGCATTTTCATCTACTCAAGGTGGAGTCTGAAACCcagttcccaagcatttcaaccctGATAAACCAAGCACAGCGAAGAAcctgcacccattgtatcactggtgggtaccccgCGGCACTAGGGATCAAACACCCAACCTCATGCACACGAGTCATAAGCTCAAACCATTTGGCCACCACTGCAGTTGTCATTTTCATtgcttcttgatttcaactagtgTATTATTCGCTCGCGTTTGTTTCCTGATCCATTCCACTCTCTCCCCATCTCTTTAATGTTTCGTTTCCACAGTTCAGTGCACTGTGGAAATGTCTACCTTGTAGCCTCAATGCATACTATTTCATTTTATGAAATAAATCTTGTGAGCTGTaaacagtgcgatgtcagtgctagtCAAGGAACTCCGGGTACTCAAAATTAATCCAGAGACTCGCTGCCGGTTCATTGAACTCTACACGGTTCATTGAACTCTACACGTGCCATGCTGTATCGTACTGTGCCCTACCACACATTTTTACGGAGCTTGAGTTCAGTTCAAATGAGACACGTTGGCTTTAAATGGGCTGCCAAATTCAACATTCTTTCCCTTTCCTACAGCCAGTGGCTGGAGCACTGTACTGCTCTATTGGCATttgtttaataattggttttttggggaaaggaaatggtgcagtatctgtctcatatatccttggacacttgaaccgcaccataagggaaaggataaaggagggagtgaaagaagaaaggaagaagaggtgctgtagtggagggcaccggaataatttcgaccacctggggatctttaacgtgcactgacaccacacagcacacgggcgccttagcgttttacctccataaaaacgcagccgccgcggtcgggttcgaacccaggaactccggatcagtagtcgagcgccctaaccactgagccaccgcgtacTGACCACTGTTACTGCACGTGATTTCAATATCTGGCTGGAAGCGCAAACAGCCAAAGCTGACAGTGGTGTTTGCTCGAGTCTTTTTGACATCCTGTTGCTTTGCACAATAGACACTGCAGCAGTGCATGAATGCTTTGTTGCTCTGTATGGAGTGCCTTTAGCAGGACGgaattgagaaaaaaaaggacaggAAACACATCAGGTTAGTGCTAGTATTGGAAGTGTGCCctattgttttttcttctctatTCCTTTCATGTGCCATGAATTTTCACCATGCCACAAACTAGCCCAACCCTGTCTCTCGTTATTCATAATCTGGTGCTTGATCGCTGTTTGTGAAAGAATTTCAAGTTTGTCAGGTTAGCTGTCTCAGTGTAGCACGgatgtgcatgttttttttttttccttttccctaaGCGGCATTGACTGGTTTAGCTGACATTTGCATGCTCGGTCATTAATCCTTCCCACCTTCAGACTTGCTGCACTAACTTGCTGATGATGAGCAGAGTGCAAACTTTTGAATCAGATATCTGGTTGCAACATTTGTGCAGCTTCCCTGCTGAGTTGACTCACTGCAAACCTCTTGCTTTTAATCGATTATATGTCAAGAAATTTAACTATTAGTACTGCGTTTTGCAAATTTTCAGATGCCAAAGCGACACCCTGGCTGAGACGgctgtagtgaagagctccaggtAACCTGCAGACACGAGTGGTTGTTTAACAGGCGTTGTATTTTGAAATTCCAAATTTAGAGCTTATCAACAATAAGTTCCACCATTGAGTTTAATATGAGGCTGCAGATGCAAACGCATGTGTCCAAAAGTTTGACGAGAGGAAagggcagaaaaagaaaaatgctgctACATTTTGGGGCTTTACAAATAGCCCACATGCCAATCAAGGCCAAACATATTCATCTCTTTAAAAATTTACTGGCAAATGGCACCACAAGTGCTTGTTTTTCCATTATTTTAGCGACTACAGCGAGTCACATTTCTACATATAGAATGAATGTTGCCAGTGTATGCAGCTATGAGGTAGAACGGGGCTTATCAGCACTTGCAAGGCCCTGTTGTATTTCCTTACATTTGAACAGTTTGTAAGAACACATTAAAAAACTCTaagaacacattaaaaaaactacATTGCAGGGGAACATTCCATGCAAGGAACAGAGCTTTCAGACAGTTTCAAACAATGACCACAACTTGCTGTCACCTTCAAGCAGATGTACAGCAGTAGCCCAAGGTGACAGGAAAGCGCGATTCAGTTCATACAGTTCGGTTTCTGTCTCCTAAATTGCTGCATATTATGTACATATCACAAAAAATTTGCACAAGCATCCTATAGGCGGCGTTCCGCGTCTTGCACTAGGCATCGGCATTCTTCATACGGCTTGCCAGAAACGGCAGCCACAGCATCGAGAAGCGAGTCAGTGGTGGACAGAAGACGCAGAGCTTGCATAGACTCGTCGTCCACGGATGAGTTTAACACACACTCCACTGCGCGATTGAGAAGCGACTGATTCCTGTTCAGGGCACACAGTACAGGGTACGTCTTCAATGCAGGAGAGTACTCGAAGTCTAGAGATAGAAACACAAAGTTGTCTTCCAGAGCGTGCGCCAGTGAAACGAGGGCTTTCTTGCTAAGGTTGTACGACCTGAACTTCAGACGGTGCAAGGTCCGGTTCGTGGACAGCAGCTGGTGGAGTGCCTTGACGTCCTGGTCGGTGTGGAGGTACTGATGAAACTCTGCTTCACGCACAGTCTTGTTGCAAGCAAGGCCACGGATGGTCTCCGTCACTACATTGTACGAGTGGTCAACTGTTTCTACAGTAAGTTTTTTCAGAGAATTTGTCGCCTCTAGAAGGTAAACGAAAGCTTTGGCGCACTCTGCGGGTACAGTGCCAGGACAACAGATGACCAGTTCCGTGAGGGAAGTACAGCTCACTCGTGCTGCCGAAAACCACTTGACAACACCATCTGGATTGGTTTCTGCCGTCCAGGCAACGCTGAGATGAGAGCAGCTTTGGTCATCTTGTGACATACACGCAGCCCACTGCTCAAGGCCACGTGTGTTCCATGTCACTTCGAGACGTGCGCACACATTTGCTGTGAGAGGCAGAGTTGGTGCCCATTCTTCTGAAACTTCCATATTCCCTAGACATACGCGCTCAATTGTGTTGTTCAGCGCGAGGGATTCCACAAAGCTCGACACTGCACCCTCAGTGAGTCTGCACTCGGAGATATCAAGACGCTTCAGAGAAGAGTTCTGTCGTAGGGCTTTAGCTAATGCGCGTGCTCCGAGGTCGCCGAGCGTATTCATGGAAAGGCCGAGCTCTTGAAGTGTGCTGTTCCTCTGAAGGACATCTGCAATAACCATTGCACAGCTGTTCCTCAAGCTCGCATTGATGATCTTCAGGCACTTGAGCCTGGTATTTATGCACAGTGCTTGAAGACCGTCCCACAGTGTAGAATGCAATTCATCATGCGAGTGAAAAAGTGACAGCTCTTCCAGAGTGCTGTTGTGTTTTAGGGAGGCAAGAATGATACCAACAACGTCTGCCCTCATCCAATCCAGAGACAGTTTTTGCAGTGTCTTGTTACGCTTCAAAGCTTCTGCGAGAAGAACAGCATTTGAAGGAGTGAACATCTCGGTGCCTCCAATCTGAAGCTCACTCAAGCACGAAGAATTGCCAACAGCATGGAACATCTTTGATGCAGTTCTCCTTGACATCCCGTTCCAGATGGTCAAGTGACGCATTGTACCTCTCCTAATAGTGCTTTCAATTCCTTGCAAGGTCACATTAGCAGTCATGATCTGTTGGATATTCAATGACTTCAGGCCAACAGACAGCCTTGCTAGCGTAGAAGCCAAAGCACTGGGTCCCTGCATTCCACTCCAAGCACCACATGCATTATCAGGATCTATTCGTATGTCCTCTAAACCTTTGTTTGCTCGCAACGCCTTGCAAAGCAGGATGGGGAAAAAGCTGAACAAAATCGCTGAGTCAGCCAGGTCAAGCCGCTTGATACAGTGGTGACATTTGAGCAGCCAGTACGCTAATATGGCACTGTCTAGATAGGTGGCCTCAGAGCTCTCACAGTCCACATACTCATCTGAAAAAGAGCTCAGTGTGAATGCACCAGGAGCATGTTCTATGACTTGCATTGAGGCCGTGCACAGAACTTTGTTCAAATTGGGCAAATGCCAGGCTATCCAGCACTTTGTAAGATTGGCAGTGTTGCCACAAGGTTCATTGAGGTCTGCGCCATGGTCTTGGAATGTGGATACCAGGGCCTTGACTTTGGCAGCAATCCGAGCGGGGTCCAGAGAAGGGATGTCACTTTCAACACCGCCAAGATCACTGTGTGCCAACTTCATGGTGTAGTTTCTCTGGAATGGAAAGAACCAGTGTTGCTTTAGCCATCTAACTGTTGCCATCGAAACTGAGGCTTCTAAAGCATCACACTGTAAAGGGCCAATATCAAAATATTGCTAGTACTTGGCCATGCTAATATTTAGGTTAAGTGCCTTTGTTACAATGGGACAGCCAGATGAAAAGTGGTGGCAACAGCCTTTTTTTGCTCATTAATTTAATACGTCAAAATATCCATCTATTGTGTCATgtaaaggaaacagcgcaaaaggcaGGGACATGACAGGACTACACAAGTGCTGAACTAACAACCGAGGTTTATTGtcagacaaaaaagaaattttcaggccacaaaaagaaacaaaagtgcAAACGACATTTGCCGCACCAAAGTTTCCCTTTATGCCTTTTATTAGCTGATAGTAGTTCCTATTTTGTGGGACATAACCATAAATTCCCTTTTtgacaataaacctcagttgttagttcaTCGCCTGCGTAGTCGTATCATGACCCGGTCTTAAGCGCTATTTCCTTAATTTAACCTCATGCGCCTACTGTGAAAGGTTGAATGCTACCGTAGGATACAACttgaaaaaaacagcagttaacaatggccacggtccgcggcgtatagtattactccgctagcaagtcacaaaagtaaacgaagtcatcattttaatgtttgactttattaaacaagccaggtaagaAAATTCAAGAGCTTATAACGGTTTCCCCATGATTACCTTATTGTTTAGGTGACAATAAAAGTTTTAACAGCGGTTtaccggtcctaaatgtgggcggagcttcactggagacttaagttgtatccggctatagatTTGTTCGCTCCAGGTACTACGCCGTCTCGCGCGGCGATTTGTCTTTTAAACGAAGTGACGGCCCATACAAATCTTTGTTAAGAGATGCGGGTAACGAAAGGTTTGCAAGCCTGCGCTACCTCGCCCGGAAGTCAGTCACTAAGGTAACGCAGCCTcgtttttccattcatttaaaaCTCGCGCCGTTTCCCGACATTCGCCGGCATCAAGCAATCGGCAACAGCCGGCCAACGCTAAATGCGATCTATCGGTTACAGTAATTTCTCGGTATTGCGTGAGACAAAATGAGACGAAGGCTTCGGAGCGGACACAGCGGTGCCGAAGCCAGCGGTAACACTTTCAGACAAGGTGAAAATGTCAACGAAACAGATAAGCTTACGGGTGCTGAAAAGCATTTCAATCAGCCATCTACGTAAAAACGGCCACAAACGAAGAGGACAAAACCAATTACCAGGCATTACATCACGGCATAACACGACAGAAACCGTACACACGAATCAACTAACATCTCTGTACCCCGGACGTCTGACGACGAGAAGGAATGCGAACTTGAGCACTTGCGAAACTCACGTGGGCAAAAGCAGGCCGCGATTGGCACAACCGCAGGCGACCACGGCCGAGCCAGCCGAGCTCACGATAGACGGCGGTCTTCGATCAGGCACAAGGGGCAGTCGAGATCGCAGTGATCGACTCGCATACCCCAGCTTGAGTGAACCAGAATACTGCACGCGATTGCTTTTCTTGACGCCACTACGCGCAACACCGACAAAACGCCCCCGTACAGGTTCAGTGAATCAGCGGAGTTTCCGCGTAAACAGCTACGCTCTCGCCATCTGGGTATTGTTAGGAAAAGCACAGCTTCCGCCTCTGAGATGTGTGTACAACCACCCGCGTTCTGCGCACTTCGTAGTGAGGCACGTTGTCTGCTTGCACATGGAAAAAGCGCAATCGCAGGGGGAGGAAGCGCTGATGAGTTTCGAGGCGGCAGAGTACAGACAACCAGACCATGGAGGGAGGAAAAAAATCTCTTTCCTCCATGAACCAGACGGACTGACGACAGCGGCAGCGGCGCTAAAGCATCAATTAGAACTTCTTTCCTACATTATTTTAATAGTTCGGTATAGTTAGGTGCAGGCTTGGGAGCAGAATTTATTCTATTGTTCTAGCAGCCAGATTATTAGAACCGGCAGCTAGGGATTTTCATGTCTTATTTGCATGTCTAAATTTATTTTATAAGCAGTGCTGCTCCATGGTCTTGCCGACGCACGACTTTAGCgatatggggcgaaggttgtcgaggctcggCGCTTTTCCGGGTTTCGGTATTAGTTTCATTCTCGCAGTTTTTcactgttgcgggaggctgccgCAGTGCCAGCAGTCATTGATGACTGCCGTTAACAGTTCCACGGATCGGTCGTCGAGATTCTTCAGGGCGCGATTCGACACCCCGTCAGGGCCCGGCGCCgatctgctgtggaggttgtACGTGCAGCGCCGTCCTGATCTCTTCTGCGCTGAAGTCCTTATCCAGTTCTGCGTTCGGATCCCCCTCATATGGGCCGTGTTGTGCGGTCGAAGTGTGCGGCAAGTACTTCGCTCGTAACCGGACGGTCACTTCATCTTCACCGTGCTTTTCGAGCTCCTTGTGCAATAGACGTGGGAGGCAGTTCCTCTGGTGGGGCTTGGTCTTCGTTTCGTCCATCAGATACCTGAGCAGGTTCACGATTTCCCGTTGTGTAGTTGGCCGTCGACTGCATTGTATAACTCATCCCATTGCTGGCGGTTGAGCGttcggcagtgctcctcgatgttgcggttgatctccgttattttctttctgagtctccgattgagtctctgtcccttccacctggccaggacagagttcttcgcctcgatgagatgcgccaggGCGCTGTTCATCTTGTCAGTTTCAGCCTCAGTTTCGACGGCCTTGGGTGACGCTTTGGCGTCTGCCACCAGCGAGCgggtccaggcttcgatgtccGTGATCGTATCTCCTGAAGACTGTTGTTGGTCTCGTTTCTTTCTGAAACCTTCCCATTCGGTCCATTTGAATTTTCGCTTACTGCCCTGCGCCGTGTCCGGAGTGTGTACGTGTATTTAGACGATCATGTGGTCGCTCCCCTGGTCGGTCGACGTGTTTTTCCACGTGGTGGCCGTCACCCCGGCATTTCGGACGAACGTCAGGTCGGGGGTCGTGTCCCTGGTAGTGGAGTTACCGATTCTAGTCGGGTGCGCCGGATCCGTAAGTAACGTGAAATCGAGTTCCTGCGCATCTTGCCCGAGTTGTCTTCCCTTGGTCGTGCTGAGCCGTAACCCCATGCAGTGTCTGCCGCGTTGAAATCCCCCCCTGTAATCAGCGTCCGGGACCCGGCAATATTGAGCGTCTTCTGAAACAGCGCACGGAAGCGTTGGCGGCGTTTCGACGGGCTGCTATATACGTTCAGTAGGAATATACTTTGTTTCCTCTGCCTGTTCCATCTGGACGCCGCTTAGTTCGTGGTCGACGAATGTGAGACGCTTCCTAACGAGCGTGCATACACCCCTCTCCTCGATTTTGCTGCCGTGCGATTTGTAGTCTGTTAAGCTAACCGCGTTGGTGAGTGGTTCTTGGAGTAATATTACGTCCGGTTTACGTGTTGCGTGCCTGATGTGTTGCTGTAGAACCGCACTTTTGCTCGCAaagccgcggcagttccactgccatattactATCCCTTGATTACTGTTGGACATGTTGATGCTGATGCAAGTTACCCGGCTGCCCTTGATGGTGGCTCGGTCCCGcatcactgctcgcggtgcgtgtCCGTGTTGCGTGAATACGGAGTAATTCATCATTATTTGCATGTTTCCTTCGAGGTTAGTGGTCCTGTTTGCGAGTATGAGGACTGTTGCGTGTAGGGTCTCAATGGTACTTTGCATGATGTATAGCATTTTCTTGATGTCAGTAATTTCCTCTCGCACCTGGCTCTCGAAACCACCCTCGTGCTGTTGTATCGCCCGTTTCTTCGGGGCGGGCGCGTCCGCGTCAGGAACGTTCGCCGGTACCTGCTGTTGTGCGTTCTGTTTGCTTTGTTCTACCACGGCGTGCTCGCGTCTGAGttctcgcatctcttgcattaGCTTTTTTACTTGTTCGCGCATTACCGCGTTCTCTTTTAGCATTTCTACGTTCTCTTTCCTTAGCGCCTCTAAAATGCCATTATTGGCTCTTTGATTTTGCTCTGGGACTGCGGGTGCTGTTACGAC
This portion of the Amblyomma americanum isolate KBUSLIRL-KWMA chromosome 10, ASM5285725v1, whole genome shotgun sequence genome encodes:
- the LOC144107774 gene encoding uncharacterized protein LOC144107774 gives rise to the protein MKLAHSDLGGVESDIPSLDPARIAAKVKALVSTFQDHGADLNEPCGNTANLTKCWIAWHLPNLNKVLCTASMQVIEHAPGAFTLSSFSDEYVDCESSEATYLDSAILAYWLLKCHHCIKRLDLADSAILFSFFPILLCKALRANKGLEDIRIDPDNACGAWSGMQGPSALASTLARLSVGLKSLNIQQIMTANVTLQGIESTIRRGTMRHLTIWNGMSRRTASKMFHAVGNSSCLSELQIGGTEMFTPSNAVLLAEALKRNKTLQKLSLDWMRADVVGIILASLKHNSTLEELSLFHSHDELHSTLWDGLQALCINTRLKCLKIINASLRNSCAMVIADVLQRNSTLQELGLSMNTLGDLGARALAKALRQNSSLKRLDISECRLTEGAVSSFVESLALNNTIERVCLGNMEVSEEWAPTLPLTANVCARLEVTWNTRGLEQWAACMSQDDQSCSHLSVAWTAETNPDGVVKWFSAARVSCTSLTELVICCPGTVPAECAKAFVYLLEATNSLKKLTVETVDHSYNVVTETIRGLACNKTVREAEFHQYLHTDQDVKALHQLLSTNRTLHRLKFRSYNLSKKALVSLAHALEDNFVFLSLDFEYSPALKTYPVLCALNRNQSLLNRAVECVLNSSVDDESMQALRLLSTTDSLLDAVAAVSGKPYEECRCLVQDAERRL